The Streptomyces sp. NBC_00306 sequence CGAAGTCAAGCAGGACGCGATGCGCCGCCTGGGCAATCCGTCGTCCGCCGGCATCGGCGTCGGTGCCACGATCGCCGACCATGGTGCGATGGCTGTGCAGGCGTGCACCTACAAGGGGGAGAAGCGGCAGTACGTCCTGGCCCTCGACGGCGTGAAGGACCCGACAGGCACCGCAGACCGCCGTCGGGTGCTCGAACCGTTCCTGCGTTCCCCACTACCAGTCGCCATGGAGGCGCAAGGCTGCCGCCCGTCGCTGCGGGGTCGCATTAGGCGTCGGAAATGACTGGGCCGAGGGACTCGCGGTGGGAGGCTGATGAGGCCCACGAAGGAGAATAGAGGGCACCGTTCGTCAGGGGCAGCAGGAAGCAGCGGCCACGATGCCCCTCTGAGCGACGGATCTCGCCGACGCCGGAGCGCCGCGAACCCTTCCTGATTCCGGCAGCGAGACCCTCGTTTAGTCCGACCTCCGTCGCCTCGACGTGTGAGTGACGGAGCAGCCGCCCTCCCGCGTTGCCGCCTTCCGGCAATATTTACGTATCCTTGGTGCGTCGCGGCGCACGTGGGGAGGGCGCACGGCCTGTGAATCCAGCGCGTCGGAAAGCGCTGTCGGCGGGGCAAGGGACGGGAGTGTCATGGCGGAGCAGGAGAGGCCGGAGGCGTATCTGAAGGGGTATGCCGAGGCGCTGACGTGTGCCTGCGCCACTGGTCGGAAGCTCACGCGTGACGAACTGGACTCCCTTCGGATCCAGGGAGAGCGGGCCGCCGAAGCAGGCATCGGCCTGCGGGTCCTGGTCCGAGCCCATCTTGCCGCGGCCCAGGGGGTGAGAGGAGAGCTCACAGTTGTTGCGCGCGACCACCTTCTCCCCTGCGTCGAACAGGCCGTGGACGCCTTCGCGGAAGGTCACGAGCGGGCGCAGCGTCTGGCGGTGCGTCAGGAGGAGGCGGCCCGACGTGAGTTCGTCGACGACTTGCTCTACGGCCGCAGTGATCTGGGCCGGCTCGCCGAGCGCGCCGTACGCTTCGGGCTTTTGCTCTCCCATGCCCACGCGGTTGCCGTGGCGCAGAGCAGCGATCCCTATGACGACGGCCATCTCCTCACCCGCCGGGTCGAGTCCGCGCTCGTGGCCCGCTTCAGCGACCGGCGCATTCTGCTCACCACGAAGGACGGACGGCTGATCTGCATCGCGCCGGGCGACCAGTCCGACGTGCTCAGCTTTTTCGCCAAGCAGGCGTACGCGGCGACAGACGACGGCCGCGTTGCCGTCGGCCGTGCCCATCCGGGCGCAGGCGGTGTCGTTCACTCCTACGAGGAGGCTCTGAACGCCCTGGACCTGGCCGACCGCATGGGCTTGGAGGATCCCGTACTGCATGCGTCGGATCTCCTGGTCTATCCGGTGCTGACGCGCGACCGGCAGGCCATGGCAGAGCTGGTACGCAGTGCACTCGGCCCGCTCAAGGGCGCCCGGGGTGGGGCACAACCTCTCCTCGACACCCTCATCGCCTACTTCGACACAGGCTGTGTTGCCGCGGAAGCGGCACGCCGACTGTCGTTGAGCGTGCGTGCGCTGACCTACCGGTTGGATCGCATCCACAAGCTGACGGGGGCCGACCCGGGCAACCCGGTCCACCGCTACACCCTTCAGACAGCCGTCATCGGTGCTCGACTGCTCGACTGGCCGCACCAGGACCTCTGACTGACTCCTGACTGTCCTGTTGCGGGCTCGCCAGCGGGACCTCCACGCACGCGGCCGGA is a genomic window containing:
- a CDS encoding PucR family transcriptional regulator → MAEQERPEAYLKGYAEALTCACATGRKLTRDELDSLRIQGERAAEAGIGLRVLVRAHLAAAQGVRGELTVVARDHLLPCVEQAVDAFAEGHERAQRLAVRQEEAARREFVDDLLYGRSDLGRLAERAVRFGLLLSHAHAVAVAQSSDPYDDGHLLTRRVESALVARFSDRRILLTTKDGRLICIAPGDQSDVLSFFAKQAYAATDDGRVAVGRAHPGAGGVVHSYEEALNALDLADRMGLEDPVLHASDLLVYPVLTRDRQAMAELVRSALGPLKGARGGAQPLLDTLIAYFDTGCVAAEAARRLSLSVRALTYRLDRIHKLTGADPGNPVHRYTLQTAVIGARLLDWPHQDL